The Streptomyces sp. NBC_00236 DNA window TGCTCGGGTGGCAACACCAAGAACGAGTACCTGACGATCAAGAACTACTCGCGCACCTCGACGGTCAACCTGAAGGGCTACGTCGTCAGGGACGCCACCGGCAACAGGTTCACCTTCAAGGCGAGCCACTACCTGCAGCCCGGCGACTACGTCAGCCTGCGCGGTGCACGCGGCACCGACTCCGACGCCAAGAACGTCGTCTACCGCCAGAACTGCAACTTCATCTGGAACAACGACAAGGACACCATCTACCTGTACAAGCCCACCGGTTCCCGCGCCGACGTCCACTCCTACACCAAGAAGTCCAACGACCGGGACGGCAACGGCTACATCACGTACCACGGCTGAGCGAAGGGAATCCGACCCCCGCCCGGCGCACAATCCGGCGGCACCGTCGGCCCACGGGCATCGACACGCGCCGCCGTCGCGTCAGCGCCGGGCGGACTTCCGCTGGAGCGCCTCGCGCCGGGCGCGCAGCTTGTTCTGCCGCCGTTGGCTCTCCTTGCGGCGCTGGGCGCGTTCGCGGGCGGCGGGGCTGCGCAGTCTGGACGAGTCGGGCAGGCGCAGCAGCGCCCATGCCACACCGATGATCAGGGCGAAGACGACCATCGCCAAGGCCGCCGCCGCGGCGGGCGGCAGATCGGCGACCTGCTCGATCCTGTAGCGACTGCTCATCGTCACTCCCCGCCCCTGCGCGGCAGTCACACGCCGCCCCGTGTCGGAATATTCGGCCCACACCGTAGCAGCGGCGGTTCAGCGGCCACAGCGGTCGCAGGAGCGCCCGTGCGGTGAGCGGAGCCGGCCCCGAGTACGGCCGTCGTCGGGAACCCGGCCGCCCGTTGATCGCGCATCCACGAAGCCGGCCGTCGGCTTCACATGGAGCTCACGGCCGGGCTCCTGGGACCGGCCGGCCCGCACCGGGCTCCGGCCGACCGCAGCTCGCACCCGGGCCGCCCATGCCCATATCGCCTCGCACGAGGGCCAGTTGGCGGCCTCCTCCGTCCGTCCAGCAGCGCCCGCTCAGTCAGTACACAGCGGGACTGGCCGGGCCTACCGCGGATTGCCTCCGCTGCCTGCCGGTCGGCCGGTCGTGCGTCCGGCTCCTCCTGGCCGGGGCCCCTGCCCCCGACCGGGAGCGTGGGATATAGTTGATCTTGAAGGCGCGGGCCGCTTCGGCGGTGCTGTTGCCCGTGCGTTGGTGGTCCAAGGAAAGACGCCCCGCTTCCCGCGGGGAAATGCAGGTGCAAGGCCTGCCCAGCGCTCCACTCGAGGCCCCGTTCCTGCCACGGCAGGGACGGGGCTTCTCGCATGGGCTGCCCGTCAGCAACAGGGGCCGCCCCCGACTCCCGCCCGCGACGTCGTGTGGGGAGTGACGTGGGTGCTCGGGGGCTGGTCCCACTGCACTGACCGCACCCACATCACTCCCCACTCCGGGTATGCCCGGCCCTTCCCCAGGAGCGTGAAGCGGGGGGTGGGGGTGGGACGGGGGTGTCGTTGCCCGTCGCCCGGATGTGCTCCTGGTGACCTCTGCGTACAGCTCCGCCTCCACGCCGGTGCGCCCGCGCATCTCCCCACCTGTACCCTCCGAGGCGCCATCCAGGGCGGCGAGAGGATTCATCTGTGTGTGAAGAGCGGTTGAAGGAGTTCTCCCGGCTGCGGCTGGACGGCCGTCCCGTGCCGGAGGACGTACGGCTCCTGGCGACAGCGCAGTGGGAAGGACGCGGGCACCCCTTCGAGCAGTTCGGCATCACGATCCTGGAGCCCGGCGCCCCGCACCCGCTGACCGACTTCAGCTATCTCAGCGCGGAGGAGCGTGCCGATCCGGACATCATGGCCAACTGTGCGGCCTCCACGCAGATGGCCACGTATCTGATGGCCGTGGCCCAGGACGAGGACAGCGGCTTCTACGGGTACTGGCTGCACCCGGAACAGCGGGTGGACCGGCAGCCGCCTCCGGTCGTCAAGGTCGACTCGGAGCTGACCTACTGGGAACTGGGCGGGCGCACCTTCGCCGAAGCCTGCTTGTACGACATCGCGTTCGACGATGACGCGCTGTTCGCGGAGGTGGCCGCGGCCCTCGCCGAGCTGCACGTCCCTGTTTCCGCCGGTTCCCGTGCGGGCCTCGCCGAACTGTCCGCCGATCCCGCCCCGGAGGACACGCACAGGCGGCTCTACCACTCCGAGCGGGAGCGGCTCGGCGCTGCCGGCTGAAGCGCCTGATCACACGGGGCCACGCCGCTTCCGGGTCGGCCGTCGACAGCCGTCGGGCGGTCGGCCGCACGTAGCGGAGCGCACGGGGGTACGGGGGAAGGGTGGCCGGACCGCGGGCGTCGGTGGACCCCTGCTTGTGACGGGAACGGGACAGACGCCTCGGCCGGGGCTCCATTACCCTGACGCTCGAACCGGCGCGGCCCACGGCCTGCGCGGGGCGCCGCGTTCCGTACGGCGAGGGCGCGTTGGGCCGTGGCCTCGCACGAGAGACCCAAGGGGTGACCGTCAGCATGTCCCATCCGGACCATGGTCCGCGCGCTGTTCCGCACCCGGCAGGCGCCCCGGGGTGGCCCGCCGATCCGCCGCCGGTCCGTCCGCTGGGATCCGGCGATCCGGTCACCGCCGGCCCGTACCGGCTGGAGGGCCTGCTCGGTGCGGGCGGCATGGGCCGGGTCTACCTGGCACGCACCCCGGCCGGCAGCGCGGTGGCGGTCAAGGTCGTGCACCGCGAGTACGCGGCCGACGCGTCGTTCCGCAAGCGGTTCGAGCAGGAGGTGTCCGCGGCCCGGCGGGTGCAGGGCCTGTACACCGTGCCGGTCGTCGACGCGGATCTGGGCGCCGACGAACCGTGGCTGGCCACGGCGTACGTCCCGGGGCCGGCGCTGCACGACGCGGTGGCCGAGCGGGGGCCGCTGGCGGTCGCGGCGGTGCTCGCGCTGACGGCGCAGGTCGCCGAGGCGTTGCAGTCCATCCACGCGGCCGGGGTGATCCACCGCGATCTGAAGCCCTCCAACATCCTCCTCAGCGCCGACGGCCCCAAGGTCATCGACTTCGGCATCGCCCGGGCCACTGACGTCACGTCGGTGACGAGTACGGGCATGCTGGCCGGAACGCCCGGTTACATGGCGCCCGAGTACATCAGGGCCGAGAGCCTCACCGAGGCCGTCGACGTCTTCGCCCTCGGCGCCATCGCCGCGTTCGCCGCCACGGCGCGGCCGGCGTTCGGCGGCGCGGGGCACAGCGTGCTGTACCGCATCCTCGAACAGGCCCCGGACCTCGACGGCTGCCCCGAACCGGTGCGGACCGTAGCCGCCCGCTGTCTGGAGAAGGACCCGCGGAACCGACCCGGTCTGACCGAGGTCATCCAGCTGTGCCGTACGGCCGAGGCCGGACCCCCGGCTCCTGCCGTGCCGTCGCCGCGCACCGTCCTCGACCCCGCGGCCGCCTTCCACGGCGCCGCCACCGCACCGGCGGCGCCGCGGGGGCAGGAACCGGCGCCGGGCGCGGTGACCGTACCCGAGCCCGCGCAGCCCGATCCCCTCACGGCCGCGCCGCCGATGTCCGTGCCCGCGCTGGTGGGCGGAGTCGGGGTGCTGGCTGTGGTCGGCGTCCTGATTGCCGTACTGCTGCCGGACAGTTCGTCCCACGACGACAAGCCCACCGCGATGGCACCGACGGCCACGCTCGGCGGCTACCTCCACGGCAAAGGGCCGGAAGGTCTGGCGTTCAGCCCCGACGGCAAGACCCTCGCGACGGGCAGCGCGGACGGCACGGTGCGGCTGTGGGACGTGGCCCGCCGCAAGGTCCGGGCGACCCTGGCCCTGCGCCCGGCGCCGGGCAGCACCACGGTGTCGGTGACCGCGGTCGCCTTCAGCCCCGACGGGCGTCTGCTCGCCGCCGGGACGGGCAGCAGCGTCGTGGCGCTGTGGGACGTGGCCCAGCGGCGGCAGGTCGCCTCCATCACGACGACCGACGACGATTCGGACATCCTGGACAGCGTGGCGTTCAGTCCCGATGGCCGGCTCCTGGCCACGGCGAGCGAGGGCGGCGCGCACCTCTGGAACGCGCAGTCCGGCCGGGATCTGGGCAAGCGGGTCGCCGTTCTCGACGACGACATGCAGGCGATGCAGGTGGCGTTCAGCCGCGACGGGAAGACGCTGGCCACGGTGGGCTGGGACGGCGACCGGAGCCCCGGCTCCGAGGGAGTCGTGCAGCTCTGGGACACGGCCCGACACAAGGTGCGCAAGGAGCTCGGCAGCGCCGAGGAGGTCTACGGCGTCTCCTACAGCGCCGACGGCGAAGCCATCGCCGTCGCCGCGAAGAACCGGTCGGTCGAGGTGCGGAACGCCTCCGACGGCAGCCTCGCGGACACCGTCAACGAGACGATAGTGGTGCCGGTCCAGAGCGTGCAGTACGGCCCTCGCGGCTCCGTCCTCGCCGTGTTCAACGGCGATGTCGTCAAGGTCTGGGACATGGCGGAGAACAAGCTGAGGTACGAGTTGACCGGCAACAACTGGAACGTGCAGCACTTGGCGTTCAGCCCTGACGGCACGCTCGTCGCGTCGGCGAGCTCCGACGGTGCCGTCTACCTGTGGAAGCTCCCACGGTCATGACCTGACCCGCGGGCCTGACCTGCGGACCGCCCGGGACGGGCGCCTCTCAGCCACCCCCGGCCGTCGCGCTCCGGCGCCTGTAGTGGCGAGCCGCCCGGGCGCGGTTGCCGCAGGACGGCTTGCACCACTCCTGGCGTCCGTGGCTCTTCACGAAGTAGCGCACGCAGCGGGGCGCGGTGCAGGAGCGCAGCTGCTCGCGCTGCGGGCCGCTGAGGAAGTCGATGGCCGATCGGGCCAGGGTCGCGAGGAGCCGTACGTACGGGTCTGTCTCCGCGGACAGCAGTCGGGTACCGGGAACTCCACCGGCCGGCCAGTCCAGTTGAGGCGCCACCGGTTCGCGCGCGGCGACCGTGTTGAGGTGGGTCATGGCCCGGTCGGCGGGCATCAGTCGATGGGCGTCCGCCGGGCTGGGCGGGGCGGGGCTGACCGCCTGGGCGAACAGGGCCCGGACCGCCTGACGGAGCTCGATGACGCGGAGCCTGAGGTCCTCGTCCGCCACGAGATCGGCGGCCGGGACGTGGGCGGCCAGCAGATCCGCCTGCGCCTGGATCCAGTGCGTCGCTCCCCGGACCGTGGCGAGGTCATCGGCGACGCCGCCGTCGCCGTCGTGGCGAACCGTGCTCGCCAGTTCCAGGGGCAGCCAGCGCTCCACGGGACATTCCCCTTCCTTCTCGGTTCCGGGAGTCGACCACTTGATCACGTCCCTGCGCACACTCTAGGGTCTCTAACGGAAAAGACGAGAATTTCCGTTAGTGCGGGGTGGGTGAAGGTGCCTGCCCCTGTACGGACCGTCGGTTGAACCGTCATTGAAGGAGACTGCGGAATGACGCTGCTTGCACAGATCAGCGACCTGCACCTGGACGGCAGCGAGAGGGCGACCGAACGCGCCGTCCGCGTCATGGACTACCTGCGAGCCCTGCCCCGCCCGGTCGACGCGCTCCTGGTCACCGGGGACATCGCCGATCACGGCGAGGAGGCCGAGTACGAGGAAGCCGCCCGGATCCTGGCCGCCCCCTTCCCCGTGCTCACCTGCCCCGGGAACCACGACGCCCGGCCGGCGTACCGGAAGGCCCTGCTCGGTGAGGCGCCCGGGGACGGCCCCGTCAACCGGCTCCACCACGTCACCGGCACCGCGGTCCTGATGTGCGACTCCACCATCCCGGGGGAGGACGACGGGCTCCTCGACACCGATACGGTCACCTGGATCGACACCACCCTCACCGCACTGCCGCAGGACACCCCGGCCCTGATCGCCTTCCACCAGCCGCCGGTCGCGCTCCATCACCCCCTGCCCGACGCCTACATGCTCCAGGAGCCCGCAAGGCTGGCGGCTCTGCTGGATGCCCATCCGCAGGTGGCCGCCGTCCTCACGGGCCACGCCCACACCGCGGCCGCCTCGACCTTCGCCGGACGCCCCCTGATCGTCGGACCGGCCGTCACCTGGACCCTGCGCATGCCCTGGGAGGGCGACCAGGCCGCGGACCGGGACCAGCCGCCCGGTCTCGCGTTCCACGTCCTCGACGAGGAACGGCGGCTGACGACCCACTACCGCGTCGTGCTCCCGTAGGCAGTCGCGCACGGCGTCGACCCGGGCGGGCGGCTCAGTCGGCTGTGCGGAGCGCGACCAGCTCGGAACCGAGCGCGTACACAAGGCGGTTGCCGAGGAAGAACGGGAAGCCGCCGGTGGTGCGACGCCAAGTGATCTTCCCGTCGACGTCGGCCGCGATGACCTCACCCCTTCGGCCCTTCTCCGGGACGTACCAGAGGTTCTGCCCCAAAGCCTCTGCGGTGGGCCCTAGTTCCACGGGACGGCTTCGGGGGAGAGTGGAGGCGGTGCGCAGCGGGTCGCGGTGACTGCCGTCCACGCGGTAGGCGAGCACCTCGGAACCGTCGATGACGGGGTACTCACCGGGCTTCAGTCGCAGGAAGAACGTTCCGTGGTAATCGTCCCCGACCAGGGCGCCCGCCGCGTCCGGCAGGATCAGGCAGGAGTCGGTGAGAAGCGGGATCGACGGATCCCTGCGGCACCCTTCGCGGACGGCCGCCCGGGGCTGGTCCCAGGTGAAGGCGCGTTGCCAGGCCGGGGCACCCGTATCGGCCTCGAAGCCGTACGCCGCCGCCTGCGCGCGGCAGCCGGGTCCGTGCGGGGCTGTCACCACGACGATGCGGTAGCGGGTGGGCAGCACCTGTGCGATGTCACCTCCGGGAAGGTCGAGGGGACTTGACCGGAGCCGGTCCTCACCGTTCAGGAGGGTCACGAGACGGCCGTCGGCGACGGATACCAGCGGATCACATCTCCGCCAGAGGTGGTCCGGCCTTCCCCCCTGCATCCCGCCCTGGTCACATGGGCCGGCGAAGACGGCCGGGCCGCGGGTTCGGCGCTTCCACCGGATCTGGCCGGTGGCCGCGTCCCAGGCTGTCAGTGTGCAGGAGGATTCGGGCAGGCACGTGGCCGCCACCGCCGTACGCGTTTGCGTTTGCGATGCCAACGCAACAGTGACATAACGCAGTTCCCCAGGGGTACGGGCCGGAGGGTAGGCGAGTTCCGTGAAGCGACCGG harbors:
- a CDS encoding CGNR zinc finger domain-containing protein, whose product is MERWLPLELASTVRHDGDGGVADDLATVRGATHWIQAQADLLAAHVPAADLVADEDLRLRVIELRQAVRALFAQAVSPAPPSPADAHRLMPADRAMTHLNTVAAREPVAPQLDWPAGGVPGTRLLSAETDPYVRLLATLARSAIDFLSGPQREQLRSCTAPRCVRYFVKSHGRQEWCKPSCGNRARAARHYRRRSATAGGG
- a CDS encoding metallophosphoesterase, producing MTLLAQISDLHLDGSERATERAVRVMDYLRALPRPVDALLVTGDIADHGEEAEYEEAARILAAPFPVLTCPGNHDARPAYRKALLGEAPGDGPVNRLHHVTGTAVLMCDSTIPGEDDGLLDTDTVTWIDTTLTALPQDTPALIAFHQPPVALHHPLPDAYMLQEPARLAALLDAHPQVAAVLTGHAHTAAASTFAGRPLIVGPAVTWTLRMPWEGDQAADRDQPPGLAFHVLDEERRLTTHYRVVLP
- a CDS encoding WD40 repeat domain-containing serine/threonine protein kinase; amino-acid sequence: MSHPDHGPRAVPHPAGAPGWPADPPPVRPLGSGDPVTAGPYRLEGLLGAGGMGRVYLARTPAGSAVAVKVVHREYAADASFRKRFEQEVSAARRVQGLYTVPVVDADLGADEPWLATAYVPGPALHDAVAERGPLAVAAVLALTAQVAEALQSIHAAGVIHRDLKPSNILLSADGPKVIDFGIARATDVTSVTSTGMLAGTPGYMAPEYIRAESLTEAVDVFALGAIAAFAATARPAFGGAGHSVLYRILEQAPDLDGCPEPVRTVAARCLEKDPRNRPGLTEVIQLCRTAEAGPPAPAVPSPRTVLDPAAAFHGAATAPAAPRGQEPAPGAVTVPEPAQPDPLTAAPPMSVPALVGGVGVLAVVGVLIAVLLPDSSSHDDKPTAMAPTATLGGYLHGKGPEGLAFSPDGKTLATGSADGTVRLWDVARRKVRATLALRPAPGSTTVSVTAVAFSPDGRLLAAGTGSSVVALWDVAQRRQVASITTTDDDSDILDSVAFSPDGRLLATASEGGAHLWNAQSGRDLGKRVAVLDDDMQAMQVAFSRDGKTLATVGWDGDRSPGSEGVVQLWDTARHKVRKELGSAEEVYGVSYSADGEAIAVAAKNRSVEVRNASDGSLADTVNETIVVPVQSVQYGPRGSVLAVFNGDVVKVWDMAENKLRYELTGNNWNVQHLAFSPDGTLVASASSDGAVYLWKLPRS
- a CDS encoding lamin tail domain-containing protein, which gives rise to MNARHAIATAAAAASVIALGLTAAAPAQAAEYSSALKIKGVQYDAPGKDSNKCSGGNTKNEYLTIKNYSRTSTVNLKGYVVRDATGNRFTFKASHYLQPGDYVSLRGARGTDSDAKNVVYRQNCNFIWNNDKDTIYLYKPTGSRADVHSYTKKSNDRDGNGYITYHG
- a CDS encoding PQQ-binding-like beta-propeller repeat protein, encoding MRRLFGLLLLLPLLAGCFAPGPSDVEWYEEVEDAFRVPLPVPTDGSGGWALVNRRLGVIGQGRVVARVDPSGEVLWRTRLPARFALTGRPGQVHAVVSPSEMPLTLIGAPVPGRLPFVATLDPLTGRFTELAYPPARTPGELRYVTVALASQTQTRTAVAATCLPESSCTLTAWDAATGQIRWKRRTRGPAVFAGPCDQGGMQGGRPDHLWRRCDPLVSVADGRLVTLLNGEDRLRSSPLDLPGGDIAQVLPTRYRIVVVTAPHGPGCRAQAAAYGFEADTGAPAWQRAFTWDQPRAAVREGCRRDPSIPLLTDSCLILPDAAGALVGDDYHGTFFLRLKPGEYPVIDGSEVLAYRVDGSHRDPLRTASTLPRSRPVELGPTAEALGQNLWYVPEKGRRGEVIAADVDGKITWRRTTGGFPFFLGNRLVYALGSELVALRTAD